The Branchiostoma lanceolatum isolate klBraLanc5 chromosome 1, klBraLanc5.hap2, whole genome shotgun sequence genomic sequence AGAATCCGGTCGTCTTAGACACGTGTAAATGAAGAAGAGACTGATACAACCGGTTTCCCATCATATGACCTTTATTTCTACGCTTTTGATGAATTGAAACAACCCAAAGAGCCACTGTCCGCGCAACGTTCACCAGTTTGGCGCATGTAATATGACTTATCGTTAGTGGtttgtgtactctccaagcagaggttcgttTTTGACGggcttttaggcgtttttgccgggctttctattttgccagCCGgcggacataaagaaaacgggacaaaatagaaagtccgacaaaaacgcctaaaacacatcaaacaccagccggagccgaacctctgcttggaggtttGTGTTGCTAAGCAGaagaacaactacatgtacaacgcACCATATCCATATTGCAATTCACTCGAAAACCTACCTATTGTGTACACATCGCAACGTTTGCTTAGCACTTTCTATAACGTACTGAATTCTACAATCTCAAATCCCGTTTGAATTATaaggccatagcaagtaaattttatggatgacatcctccgcagactccaaaattaatgagatagggcgaaaaaaaacaaggcgggtaaaaaaaacaagattcctatattttcaaattttgagatcatgaatcttgttaaacaagacttgcggcaacaaaatatgatatcacgaccaacaggtcttttgttcctgtattcaaccaatgacgtTTCATACATAATATAAGACCACCTTGATTCAGCAGTAgacatgtcataccatcatgggcattcatatgcaatggaacacctggacagcaactatattcaactgggtattcatatggaacactGAGTCAACAAATGCCATCAAATGCGAGCAATTGAGCCTCAACgttgctggatcatatcaagCATTGCACAACACAGAACCTTTGTCGGACATatcatcggagggcaatgaaatttcgatTTTGTttgtagttcacttcattcaagaacagcacatcggattacacgttgttgataataatggcacagaaattacacactatattacaagtttggcatgagggctgcacagtgtcttcctgtaagttggtgacgacgagcaatcttgttacagcttgcttacacaataattgtaaaatgcACTTGTACGGAgttttcacaattcttacattttcaaatgcctttttatggcatctagaacgtttttgcgatagaactgactgtagtttgcaacaaattgtattattttcggtacgttgaccattgccgaagggtaaaaaatcttgtttttttcaaaagcaggcgaaaattaatgagcgcgctgatgtcatccataaaatttacttgctgtggcctaatgtcatCTCACATGCTGCATATACCACAGGCAAATGTACAGCCCTTTAAGAGCAGTCTGAAGTACTATGGAATGAACTCAACAAAGAACAAGGAAAACACACTACCATATTGGCTTTTATAGATGGACTTTGTGAGCATTTGAACTGGTACTGAGTTTTAACTTGTGTATTTTGTAACGTATCcgtgtattgtattgtgctgTATTGTATCCAGGGAACCTGAAACAGTGTATCTACTGAGTGTATCTactgatgaaataaataaatggaaaTGAAATCTATTAGAATTCTAACATATATCAAAATTGTTGAATGTGGCAGCTGTTATGTGGATTGGTGGTGAGTTTTTGACTTCCACAAGTAACTGCATGAAGAAGTGAACTTCAGTGTCGCTGTAAAATTTGCATCGGATACAAGAGAACAGATTCAAGCCATTGCATAGACGTGGACGTACTCTCTAAACTGTTAGTATTAAAGGGAAGCTAATATCAAAATTGGAAAGCCTACTACACTATGTTCGCACTTGTTTTACATCAGTCcttcatagttcagggctctcccatcGATTGAAACTCGCACTACTGCTGAGGGCTACTCggctgactgactgattgattgttgattgattgattgattgattgaattttgtGACGTCGGGAAGCGGCATGTTTCAACCAGTTCCGATATACTAGGTATATATATAGGGCTTTTCTAGCTGGCGTTCCTTGTAGACCTTCGCAGCATTGACCGTAACGTGGAAACGCCCGCTAATTCGTCGATTTCCTCTCATTTGTCGGAAAATTCCTCGAAATCCATCCAAGAGCCAGGTCGAAAAGCCCTATTCATATACATCAGAACTGATGGGGACATGAGAGCTGCGAGACATTTTCCTTCTTGTTAAACTGGTTTCAATTATATCATACAATGGAACTTAAAAGTGGACTTCTACAAGACTTGTTCAGCAGAAATGGCCTTTTTCACACCGTTTGCATCACAGCTTCTGCACTAAACTAATCTGTAAACTGGAGCTCATTCCCTGTAAGGTGGTTATATCTTTTTTTACTCCTGATAGCTGTAATAATATAGATGTAGTGAGGTCTAacagatttcataataaagcaGGGCATTAGCGAGATTTAGGATTTAGAATGTGACAAGATCGAGTCGAGGACTGACTCCACCAGGCTCTCTGTCGTGGCCTCTATGACAATCTGTGGGACAGCTACAGGTTTGTCCTCCGTGACGTCATGACCCTGTATCACAGCCTGAGAAGAGAAAAAGGGCATagttacattttgcattttaagcaaaacaaagttgttttcATTTCTCTGCCCTTGCTACAAAAAGCTGATCCCAGAAGTCGCTCATTGGTCATTCAgtgggatgtccctatagctcaactggtagcagcctctaAGTTGAGCTCCTTGTTCTAAAAAGTTGCTAACTCGGTAACCcgggttcaatcctgggtcagttcatcttggttggggctacATCCAtattttggaagggacgtaaaatgagggtcccatgttcaaggaggtgccttaagcatttttttttggatttaaggctagcaacccctccctgtgaaaaagGCATACCTTGCTACTGGAAcatcaaggaaacttgctgtcctatGTGTCAGACACTAtaggggtctgaacgaacgtagtatcacttacttactttactttacttaactTTACTTAACTTTACTTTTTGCCACGTAGTATCAAGGATTACGCAACATGAGTCAATCGCAAAAGGACCCCACAGGCTACAATAGTTGATGCAAATGTaaggtacgttgatgaaggttggacatccaggtaataagatacgccaaaaatagttgctcaagcaactggacaagattttgaaacagacgtttcagacagaatcCGCGGCCTTTATTCAGTGACATATCTCTTCAGAATTTTGGTACTGTTTCAAACTCTTGTCCAGTTCctggagtaactatttttggtgcatACCTCTAAGGCATTCTCAATGTTGTCAACCGCAGATCCCAGGGAGTTGACAGCGACGGAGAGTTCCTTCACGGCGCCCTGTTTAATGGCGTCTTCGCGGGCTTCGTCGATCGTGTGGATGGCGTGTTGGAGAGCTGCTTCAGCAGACGTTCCTTTCACCTTTCCAGCCGCTCCGTTCAGAACAACCAGAGCCTTCGACATGACCTGAACCATCTGGTCACTGTTGAGGGAACCGGCGAAATGTCAGTCGTTGTCATACGAATTCAACTGTTTTGAATTAAATCTATTGCAGACAACATGCAGGTTAAAGTTATGTGAGGTGCACAAGGCACAGAAAAACTTCTCGAATGCACCAAACATTTAGCTGGCCATCTACAGCACCCAGCAACACCGTCATGTCACGTGACCTTATGACCTCTATCAggtcacgtgacgtcacagcagTGCTGAtgcaagatggcggatgcctcCTCTACCTTCTCATCAAGCTTCCACTTTTCGTCGTGAGTATCAGTCTTGATATTTCTTGGTTGAACATACATCGAAAAAAAACCCCCGGTAGGCAATACTGGTAGTCGACAACCTCGAACCAATCGTACACACTTTTGCCACACTTGTTTagaaactttattcaagcccacactcAGACATGTTTCACTTGTGTGGCTTCTTCGGTGGTAGGGCTTGAATTTGAAGATGTGGCATGAGTGCGTacagttgacttgaggttgcccaacgacttgaaaaaaacaaaacaataacagtTGTAGAACGAACCTGTCCTCTTTCGCACTTCCTTGCTCCATCTCCGAGTGGATCCCCTCGGCTGCCCTGTCGACGGCCGCGGCAGCGGCTGCAATGGACTCCTCACTGCTCGCCTGTTGCACTCCGGACAGGCCCTGCAGCAACACGTCCATCCTGTTCGCCTTCTGGCTTCCTGTGACGGTCCCACCTCCCAACGCCTGGACCAACGGAGAACAAGAGTGGTGTGTAAAAAACACATTGGCGATGTGAGTTGATTACGGCTCCCTTTTTTCTTACATTCGCCAATGTCTAATCTTCtgaatgtctaactttcatcgatGAACACAAGTTATGTTTATTCCAATTTTTAATTAAAATACTAAATTGTCAATAAGTCGCAAATGTTATTGGGTGGGTAAAGACTTTAAGACCTCTTGTTGCCCACCATCGACGACGATCGGGTCAAGAATGTACATCCGATATATTGTCAGTTTAAGAATTTAACATCCATGTCATAGTGCACCATTGACAAATACATCTCAAGGCTTATAATCAATAGTAGGTCCTTACCTGGAGAACAGAACTTGCGTGTGCAGATACCCCTCCTGTGTTGAGAGCGGTGAGTACTCCAAGAAGCTTTTGCCTGTCACTGTCCTTTTCTTGTTCTTGTGCTGCTTTGTGTAGGGCCTCGATTATAAGAGCGAGTGTGTTGTCCCCTGTTCCACTGAAATGACCGGCCGAAAAATCTACTGTTGATACAGTCTTGGCCATCTTGGATGTGGATTCCTGCACCAGATGCCTGAGCTTGGTAAGGGCAGTTTCAGGTGATTGTGCAAGAGCCTGCAACACTGGGAACATGTCGGCTGTGCGAAGATGGTGTCTAGCAAAGGCGACTCCGAGAAGAAGCTCTTGCTTGTCCGCTGACGAAACGTGTGCTTTTTGCAGAACCACGTCCGTGATAGCCTGGATGGTATGTCCAGAGCGTGAGCCTAGCGATTGTCTGATTTGTTGAGACTGCTGGAGACTTAGGGTGCCTTTAGTCGATAGAGTATTTGCCATGGATTGGATCTGGAATAAGGTAGTTGCCTTCTCTTGCATAATCATCAGAGCTTTGGTATGTGCTGTTGCTTTAGAAATGGTGAATGCACTTAGAACATCTCGAACATCACGTATGTGAACTTGACGAGAAAACACGTCAACGTTCTCGAGTACAGAATCTTCAGCTCCCACCAGACGCAAGGCGATCTTGAGCGCACTGCTCGGCTCTTGTTGCTGCAAGGATGATGCGAGGGTTCGTCCCTGCTCCGCTGTAATCGCACCCTTGGCTCTCAGTTGCTGCAGGGTTGTGATGGTCTGGACAGTGAAGGCACGTTTATAAATAATGCTCGCGATACTGCCAACAGCGTCGGTATCTGATCTGTCAAGTGCGGACAGCAAAATATTAATGTACTCTTTGTCGACATGATATGGCATGTCAACAACCTTCCCGATAATGATGAGCTGTTCAGGGTTGAGAACAATTCTCTTCTTCAAAATGTCTGTGATAGTCTTCAACCCGAAATCAGACGACTTGGTATATGCACTTCTAATGTCCTGATACTCGCTATCACTTATTTTTCCATTCTGTAACAAGCCAGACAAAATCGTTTTAAAGTCGTTTCCAAGACCAGGAATCAATGCCGAATGCACAACGTCTCCCATAACAATGGTTTCCTCTTGGGTAGAACCAATCTGCTGTGGATTTTGGAAAACCTGTTGGGTCGAGCCAGTAAAGTGAACGCTGACAGTTTGTCCGGTCTTTCGTCCAACCGTCTGCGTGATAACAGACATTGCCTGCTGGGGCGAGGTTTGCCAGGCTTGCACGACTGAAGCGACGTCTTGGCTGCCCAGCTTGTCCTTGTTATTTTGCACGACGGTGACCAGACGCTGTCGGTCTGTGTCAGATAAGTCTACTTTCTCTCCAACGACACCTATGATGGTCTGGATGGCGTCCgctggagatgttttgaatgcatcggtaatcttgtcggagtcgtctgtcgtcagccgacccagggatgtcagggtctggatgacggttttgctttgctgagtagcctgtgtcttcttttgtgtggtttcttgcacaacagtttgtagtacctgcattgccttctgtggactttcttgtaatccagtcaagaccttgctgacctgactttgagtgaggtccccttgtatcttttgaatggTCTGTATTGTCTGCAATTGATCAAGGGGCGTTTTGCCAGCTTTGTCGCCCACCGTCTGCACAACTTTTGTCAAAGCTGCCGAGGGTGACTCTTGTACCGCCGTCTGGATGGCTTGGCTCTCTGGTTGTGTCAAGACGCCCTGAAGCTGCGCCTGTTGCACCACAGATTGCACCTGCTGTGCTGTTTCCTGGAATGTAGCTTGCTGTGGCTGTTGGAAGACCTGTTGGGTCGAGCCAGTAAAGTGAACGCTGACAGTTTGTCCGGTCTTTCGTCCAACCGTCTGCGTGATAAGAGACATTGCCTGCTGGGGCGAGGTTTGCCAGGCTTGCACGACTGAAGCGACGTCTTGGCTGCTCAGCTTGTCCTTGTTATTTTGCACGACGGTGACCAGACGATGTCGGTCTGTGTCAGATAGGTCTACTTTCTCTCCAACGACACCTATGATGGTCTGGATGGCGTCCgctggagatgttttgaatgcatcggtaatcttgtcggagtcgtctgtcgtcagccgacccagggatgtcagggtctggatgacggttttgctttgctgagtagcctgtgtcttcttttgtgtggtttcttgcacaacagtttgtagtacctgcattgccttctgtggactttcttgtaatccagtcaagaccttgctgacctgactttgagtgaggtccccttgtatcttttgaatggTCTGTATTGTCTGCAATTGATCAAGGGGCGTTTTGCCAGCTTTGTCGCCCACCGTCTGCACAACTTTTGTCAAAGCTGCCGAGGGTGACTCTTGTACCGCCGTCTGGATGGCTTGGCTCTCTGGTTGTGTCAAGACGCCCTGAAGCTGCGCCTGTTGCACCACAGATTGCACCTGCTGTGCTGTT encodes the following:
- the LOC136430008 gene encoding uncharacterized protein, encoding MSVITQTVGRKTGQTVSVHFTGSTQQVFQNPQQIGSTQEETIVMGDVVHSALIPGLGNDFKTILSGLLQNGKISDSEYQDIRSAYTKSSDFGLKTITDILKKRIVLNPEQLIIIGKVVDMPYHVDKEYINILLSALDRSDTDAVGSIASIIYKRAFTVQTITTLQQLRAKGAITAEQGRTLASSLQQQEPSSALKIALRLVGAEDSVLENVDVFSRQVHIRDVRDVLSAFTISKATAHTKALMIMQEKATTLFQIQSMANTLSTKGTLSLQQSQQIRQSLGSRSGHTIQAITDVVLQKAHVSSADKQELLLGVAFARHHLRTADMFPVLQALAQSPETALTKLRHLVQESTSKMAKTVSTVDFSAGHFSGTGDNTLALIIEALHKAAQEQEKDSDRQKLLGVLTALNTGGVSAHASSVLQALGGGTVTGSQKANRMDVLLQGLSGVQQASSEESIAAAAAAVDRAAEGIHSEMEQGSAKEDSDQMVQVMSKALVVLNGAAGKVKGTSAEAALQHAIHTIDEAREDAIKQGAVKELSVAVNSLGSAVDNIENALEAVIQGHDVTEDKPVAVPQIVIEATTESLVESVLDSILSHSKS